The following proteins are encoded in a genomic region of Balaenoptera ricei isolate mBalRic1 chromosome 14, mBalRic1.hap2, whole genome shotgun sequence:
- the IMPACT gene encoding protein IMPACT isoform X1: MAEGDGGSDQRQNEEIEAMAAIYGEEWCVIDDCAKIFCIRISDDIDDPKWTLCLQVMLPNEYPGTAPPIYQLNAPWLQGQERADLSNSLEEIYIFLCVLMSGDKKMMVSRATVRGRRENIGESILYLWVEKIRDVLIQKSQMTEPGPDVKKKTEEEDIECEDDLILACQPENPVKALDFDVSENRTEIEELPPIDHGIPITDRRSTFQAHLAPVVCPKQVKMVLAKLYENKKIASATHNIYAYRIYCEDKQTFLQDCEDDGETAAGGRLLHLMEILNVRNVMVVVSRWYGGILLGPDRFKHINNCARNILVEKNYTSSPEESSKTLGKNKKCSWSDGLSENPGVSICSYVLK; encoded by the exons ATGGCTGAGGGGGACGGAGGGAGCGACCAGAGGCAG aatgaggaaattgaagcaatGGCAGCTATATATGGCGAGGAATGGTGTGTCATTGATGACTGTGccaaaatattttgtattagAATTAGCGACGATATAGATGACCCCAAATGGACACTTTGCTTGCAG GTGATGCTACCGAATGAATACCCAGGTACAGCCCCACCTATTTATCAACTGAA TGCTCCTTGGCTTCAAGGGCAAGAACGTGCAGATTTATCGAATAGCCTTGaggaaatatatat TTTCCTTTGCGTGCTGATGAGTGGTGATAAAAAGATGATGGTTTCAAGAGCAACTGTTAGAGGAAGGAG AGAGAATATTGGTGAAAGTATTCTTTACCTGTGGGTGGAGAAAATAAGAGATGTCCTAATACAAAAATCTCAGATGACAGAACCAG GCCCAGACgtaaagaagaaaactgaagaggaagatATTGAATGTGAAGATGATCTCATTTTAGCATGTCAACCAGAAAATCCAGTTAAAGCATTGGATTTTGATGTCAGTGAAAATCGAACAG aaatagaagAATTACCTCCGATTGATCATGGCATTCCTATCACAGACCGAAGAAGTACTTTTCAGGCACACTTGGCTCCAGTAGTTTGTCCCAAACAG GTGAAAATGGTTCTTGCCAAATTGTATGAGAATAAGAAAATTGCTAGTGCTACCCACAACATCTATGCATACCG AATATATTGTGAGGATAAACAGACCTTCTTACAGGACTGTGAGGATGACGGGGAAACAGCAGCTGGGGGGCGTCTTCTCCACCTCATGGAG ATTTTGAATGTGAGAAATGTCATGGTGGTGGTATCACGCTGGTATGGAGGGATTTTGCTAGGACCAGATCGCTTCAAACATATCAACAACTGTGCCAGAAACATTCTAGTGGAGAAGAACTACACAAGTTCACCG GAGGAATCATCTAAGACTTTGGGAAAGaacaaaaaa TGCTCATGGAGTGACGGATTAAGTGAAAATCCAGGAGTATCCATCTGCAGTTATGTGCTGAAGTGA
- the IMPACT gene encoding protein IMPACT isoform X2: MAEGDGGSDQRQNEEIEAMAAIYGEEWCVIDDCAKIFCIRISDDIDDPKWTLCLQVMLPNEYPGTAPPIYQLNAPWLQGQERADLSNSLEEIYIFLCVLMSGDKKMMVSRATVRGRRENIGESILYLWVEKIRDVLIQKSQMTEPGPDVKKKTEEEDIECEDDLILACQPENPVKALDFDVSENRTEIEELPPIDHGIPITDRRSTFQAHLAPVVCPKQVKMVLAKLYENKKIASATHNIYAYRIYCEDKQTFLQDCEDDGETAAGGRLLHLMEILNVRNVMVVVSRWYGGILLGPDRFKHINNCARNILVEKNYTSSPEESSKTLGKNKKVRKDKKRSEH, from the exons ATGGCTGAGGGGGACGGAGGGAGCGACCAGAGGCAG aatgaggaaattgaagcaatGGCAGCTATATATGGCGAGGAATGGTGTGTCATTGATGACTGTGccaaaatattttgtattagAATTAGCGACGATATAGATGACCCCAAATGGACACTTTGCTTGCAG GTGATGCTACCGAATGAATACCCAGGTACAGCCCCACCTATTTATCAACTGAA TGCTCCTTGGCTTCAAGGGCAAGAACGTGCAGATTTATCGAATAGCCTTGaggaaatatatat TTTCCTTTGCGTGCTGATGAGTGGTGATAAAAAGATGATGGTTTCAAGAGCAACTGTTAGAGGAAGGAG AGAGAATATTGGTGAAAGTATTCTTTACCTGTGGGTGGAGAAAATAAGAGATGTCCTAATACAAAAATCTCAGATGACAGAACCAG GCCCAGACgtaaagaagaaaactgaagaggaagatATTGAATGTGAAGATGATCTCATTTTAGCATGTCAACCAGAAAATCCAGTTAAAGCATTGGATTTTGATGTCAGTGAAAATCGAACAG aaatagaagAATTACCTCCGATTGATCATGGCATTCCTATCACAGACCGAAGAAGTACTTTTCAGGCACACTTGGCTCCAGTAGTTTGTCCCAAACAG GTGAAAATGGTTCTTGCCAAATTGTATGAGAATAAGAAAATTGCTAGTGCTACCCACAACATCTATGCATACCG AATATATTGTGAGGATAAACAGACCTTCTTACAGGACTGTGAGGATGACGGGGAAACAGCAGCTGGGGGGCGTCTTCTCCACCTCATGGAG ATTTTGAATGTGAGAAATGTCATGGTGGTGGTATCACGCTGGTATGGAGGGATTTTGCTAGGACCAGATCGCTTCAAACATATCAACAACTGTGCCAGAAACATTCTAGTGGAGAAGAACTACACAAGTTCACCG GAGGAATCATCTAAGACTTTGGGAAAGaacaaaaaagtaagaaaagacaAGAAGAGGAGTGAACATTAA
- the IMPACT gene encoding protein IMPACT isoform X4, which translates to MAEGDGGSDQRQNEEIEAMAAIYGEEWCVIDDCAKIFCIRISDDIDDPKWTLCLQVMLPNEYPGTAPPIYQLNAPWLQGQERADLSNSLEEIYIENIGESILYLWVEKIRDVLIQKSQMTEPGPDVKKKTEEEDIECEDDLILACQPENPVKALDFDVSENRTEIEELPPIDHGIPITDRRSTFQAHLAPVVCPKQVKMVLAKLYENKKIASATHNIYAYRIYCEDKQTFLQDCEDDGETAAGGRLLHLMEILNVRNVMVVVSRWYGGILLGPDRFKHINNCARNILVEKNYTSSPEESSKTLGKNKKVRKDKKRSEH; encoded by the exons ATGGCTGAGGGGGACGGAGGGAGCGACCAGAGGCAG aatgaggaaattgaagcaatGGCAGCTATATATGGCGAGGAATGGTGTGTCATTGATGACTGTGccaaaatattttgtattagAATTAGCGACGATATAGATGACCCCAAATGGACACTTTGCTTGCAG GTGATGCTACCGAATGAATACCCAGGTACAGCCCCACCTATTTATCAACTGAA TGCTCCTTGGCTTCAAGGGCAAGAACGTGCAGATTTATCGAATAGCCTTGaggaaatatatat AGAGAATATTGGTGAAAGTATTCTTTACCTGTGGGTGGAGAAAATAAGAGATGTCCTAATACAAAAATCTCAGATGACAGAACCAG GCCCAGACgtaaagaagaaaactgaagaggaagatATTGAATGTGAAGATGATCTCATTTTAGCATGTCAACCAGAAAATCCAGTTAAAGCATTGGATTTTGATGTCAGTGAAAATCGAACAG aaatagaagAATTACCTCCGATTGATCATGGCATTCCTATCACAGACCGAAGAAGTACTTTTCAGGCACACTTGGCTCCAGTAGTTTGTCCCAAACAG GTGAAAATGGTTCTTGCCAAATTGTATGAGAATAAGAAAATTGCTAGTGCTACCCACAACATCTATGCATACCG AATATATTGTGAGGATAAACAGACCTTCTTACAGGACTGTGAGGATGACGGGGAAACAGCAGCTGGGGGGCGTCTTCTCCACCTCATGGAG ATTTTGAATGTGAGAAATGTCATGGTGGTGGTATCACGCTGGTATGGAGGGATTTTGCTAGGACCAGATCGCTTCAAACATATCAACAACTGTGCCAGAAACATTCTAGTGGAGAAGAACTACACAAGTTCACCG GAGGAATCATCTAAGACTTTGGGAAAGaacaaaaaagtaagaaaagacaAGAAGAGGAGTGAACATTAA
- the IMPACT gene encoding protein IMPACT isoform X3 → MAEGDGGSDQRQNEEIEAMAAIYGEEWCVIDDCAKIFCIRISDDIDDPKWTLCLQVMLPNEYPGTAPPIYQLNAPWLQGQERADLSNSLEEIYIENIGESILYLWVEKIRDVLIQKSQMTEPGPDVKKKTEEEDIECEDDLILACQPENPVKALDFDVSENRTEIEELPPIDHGIPITDRRSTFQAHLAPVVCPKQVKMVLAKLYENKKIASATHNIYAYRIYCEDKQTFLQDCEDDGETAAGGRLLHLMEILNVRNVMVVVSRWYGGILLGPDRFKHINNCARNILVEKNYTSSPEESSKTLGKNKKCSWSDGLSENPGVSICSYVLK, encoded by the exons ATGGCTGAGGGGGACGGAGGGAGCGACCAGAGGCAG aatgaggaaattgaagcaatGGCAGCTATATATGGCGAGGAATGGTGTGTCATTGATGACTGTGccaaaatattttgtattagAATTAGCGACGATATAGATGACCCCAAATGGACACTTTGCTTGCAG GTGATGCTACCGAATGAATACCCAGGTACAGCCCCACCTATTTATCAACTGAA TGCTCCTTGGCTTCAAGGGCAAGAACGTGCAGATTTATCGAATAGCCTTGaggaaatatatat AGAGAATATTGGTGAAAGTATTCTTTACCTGTGGGTGGAGAAAATAAGAGATGTCCTAATACAAAAATCTCAGATGACAGAACCAG GCCCAGACgtaaagaagaaaactgaagaggaagatATTGAATGTGAAGATGATCTCATTTTAGCATGTCAACCAGAAAATCCAGTTAAAGCATTGGATTTTGATGTCAGTGAAAATCGAACAG aaatagaagAATTACCTCCGATTGATCATGGCATTCCTATCACAGACCGAAGAAGTACTTTTCAGGCACACTTGGCTCCAGTAGTTTGTCCCAAACAG GTGAAAATGGTTCTTGCCAAATTGTATGAGAATAAGAAAATTGCTAGTGCTACCCACAACATCTATGCATACCG AATATATTGTGAGGATAAACAGACCTTCTTACAGGACTGTGAGGATGACGGGGAAACAGCAGCTGGGGGGCGTCTTCTCCACCTCATGGAG ATTTTGAATGTGAGAAATGTCATGGTGGTGGTATCACGCTGGTATGGAGGGATTTTGCTAGGACCAGATCGCTTCAAACATATCAACAACTGTGCCAGAAACATTCTAGTGGAGAAGAACTACACAAGTTCACCG GAGGAATCATCTAAGACTTTGGGAAAGaacaaaaaa TGCTCATGGAGTGACGGATTAAGTGAAAATCCAGGAGTATCCATCTGCAGTTATGTGCTGAAGTGA
- the IMPACT gene encoding protein IMPACT isoform X5, which yields MSGDKKMMVSRATVRGRRENIGESILYLWVEKIRDVLIQKSQMTEPGPDVKKKTEEEDIECEDDLILACQPENPVKALDFDVSENRTEIEELPPIDHGIPITDRRSTFQAHLAPVVCPKQVKMVLAKLYENKKIASATHNIYAYRIYCEDKQTFLQDCEDDGETAAGGRLLHLMEILNVRNVMVVVSRWYGGILLGPDRFKHINNCARNILVEKNYTSSPEESSKTLGKNKKCSWSDGLSENPGVSICSYVLK from the exons ATGAGTGGTGATAAAAAGATGATGGTTTCAAGAGCAACTGTTAGAGGAAGGAG AGAGAATATTGGTGAAAGTATTCTTTACCTGTGGGTGGAGAAAATAAGAGATGTCCTAATACAAAAATCTCAGATGACAGAACCAG GCCCAGACgtaaagaagaaaactgaagaggaagatATTGAATGTGAAGATGATCTCATTTTAGCATGTCAACCAGAAAATCCAGTTAAAGCATTGGATTTTGATGTCAGTGAAAATCGAACAG aaatagaagAATTACCTCCGATTGATCATGGCATTCCTATCACAGACCGAAGAAGTACTTTTCAGGCACACTTGGCTCCAGTAGTTTGTCCCAAACAG GTGAAAATGGTTCTTGCCAAATTGTATGAGAATAAGAAAATTGCTAGTGCTACCCACAACATCTATGCATACCG AATATATTGTGAGGATAAACAGACCTTCTTACAGGACTGTGAGGATGACGGGGAAACAGCAGCTGGGGGGCGTCTTCTCCACCTCATGGAG ATTTTGAATGTGAGAAATGTCATGGTGGTGGTATCACGCTGGTATGGAGGGATTTTGCTAGGACCAGATCGCTTCAAACATATCAACAACTGTGCCAGAAACATTCTAGTGGAGAAGAACTACACAAGTTCACCG GAGGAATCATCTAAGACTTTGGGAAAGaacaaaaaa TGCTCATGGAGTGACGGATTAAGTGAAAATCCAGGAGTATCCATCTGCAGTTATGTGCTGAAGTGA